Proteins co-encoded in one Desulfobacterales bacterium genomic window:
- a CDS encoding Fe-S cluster assembly protein HesB, translating into MLEVTETATKNLKAYMDEHNISSSLRVAIMGGG; encoded by the coding sequence ATGCTTGAAGTAACGGAAACAGCCACCAAAAATCTGAAGGCCTACATGGATGAGCACAATATCAGCTCATCCCTGCGGGTGGCGATCATGGGCGGTGGCTGA